CAAGCCACTGAGAAACTGCAATAACCTTTGTTGCTGAAGATGCTCAACATACTCTGAATTGGGAGTAGGTACTAAGGCATCATATTCATTCCAAAGGCTCTTTAGCTTAGTGAAATAGACTGAGACAGAATCAGTACCTTGTGACAAATTAGCTATGGCTCTGTGTAATTGAAAAATCCTCAAGCGATTCACCTTGTCAAATCTCTCACTCAAATCTTCCCAAACAAGGTGTGCGTTGGATGCATAAGCAATTCCACTAAGAAGCTCTGTGGATACAGTGTTCATGAGCCATGAAAGGACAATTGCATTACAAGTCTCTCATTGTTCCTGCAATTCTGTCGTGCATGACTCCTTGTTACAGGTACCAGTCACAAAACTTAGTTTTCGCTTCCCTAGAAGAGCAATCTTCATTGTCCTGCTCCAGAGATTGTAATTCTCAGATCCTGTAAGTTTTACTGGGATTAAAACTACTCCTGGAGTATCAGATGGACCAAGTTATAGCGGATGTGTATAAGGAATCGTCGATTCTGCCATTGCTGAAGTGAGATGATTGAAAAAGGAATTCACAATTAATTCGCAGATTTAATGAGACTGCTAATCAAAAATCAGTTCGCGTGCTTGATCTTCATCGCCCCCTTTGATACCATGCCAAAATATTCGAGAATCGGTGAGTTGCAGCTTGAGCTAGCAAGCTCATCAATGGCAGAAGCTTCGAGAGAGTATTCAGAGGAGTTGAGAAGGAAAGTGATAACCACCAATCTTATTATGTCATCAATCTACTACATATATACAAGCAACCAACTAATTAACAAACTAAGAATAATTATACAGCTAATGACAGCTAAGCTAATGACAACTAAGTATAACAAACTTCAACTAACTAAGCCACgtgtctatatatatatcataAGAAAACCCCCTCCCCTGTGCATCTTACCTTTACACCCCCAACCCCAACCCTACCCACCTTTCTTCTTCACCAGAATTTTTTTCTCCCTTCCCCTTtactcattttttaaaaatttcagaactaacCTACTGTAGAAGTAGCAGACACAGTTGGGGGTATAGTTTTAGGAAAAGATTACATTTTGGTTACTTGTTATCTTCTCTCTCTTCGGGTCTATCGTCGGCGACCACTGGCCGGAATTCGGTTACCACTATTTCAACCTCTATCTTCTCACCACTCCATCTCCTCCTTTTAGCGACTTCAACCACGGTCTAGCTGTATCTCTTAGCTCTGATGTCCATCTTTTTGTAGTTTTCTTTATATCCAGTTAAGACAATTTTTCGAAAAACTTGATGAGTATTTCTTGATTTGGGTAGATTCAAGTTGTTAGCCGCTAATTCGgtctgtttttattttattttttatcttattCTTCCTGAAAATTAGTTTGTAATTACTGAAAATCTCAATTTGGGGTAGTATTAAATGAAAAATGTACGATGGAAGATGGGATAAGATTAAACGAAAACAGTGGCAGAATTTTTAGAGGACGATAATGGTGGACTAGAGGCAGTGGGATGGTGTATATGGTGGTTCcgtaaaaatagttttaaaaattttaaaagaaaaattgaaatttcagCTCATCACGCGCCTAAGAGAAGTGGAATGCACATTTTTTACCATGTCAATTTTTTGTGTTTGATAGACACATATGGTGTGAAATTGAAGTACCTAATAGGTACAAGCCTCGTTTGAGGTAGCTAAGTGACAATATTGGACAAGTTTAGGTAGCTGTATAAGTATTCCACCTTTATTAAATCAAATATTGATTAGTCCATATAACCCGATCAGTCTATTTAAAGTGATAGTTGACTAGTCAGAAATGTGCCCGCAAacgaaaaattttattttgtgcctAACACAACTAGTCACAACTTTGTGGTCCCAAAATTTTGTGGACCCAAATGCGTAAGATATGGGTCCAGAAATGTGTGAGATAAAAAGAGGTCTCTTAGTTGTGTGAGGCACACCATAAATCACTCCCCGCAAACACATATGGGTGTTCATTGAGTTATagtctgtttggccaaacttctaaaaagCATTTATGTTTGGCTAATTCATTTAAAAAGTACTAAAGCAGTAATTAATATCTAACGaaacttttaaaaagtacttcaaagtatatttttttcataaaatatttttcaaaaaggtATTTTTAGGAAGAAATTTTTCTACTTTCActcaaaaagtacttttttcttctaaaagtttggccaaCACCGTAACTTTACAAAAAGTACTTTTGACAcgtaaaaaaatacttttgattagTGGTGGCAAAACGGATAAAAAAAATGGTTatcacccatattatccactaaaaaatagattggataatgaactttttaaaaacgggtcaaatatggatatgaaccatattatccacttagaaaatggataaccaattagtttaacttttacatttataaaGATTCAAATTGGAGAGTTCCTCAAGCTTAAGAGATtagaaattctcccaaaagtgatcatattaaAAAAGCCATAGATAATATGATTACCTATATCATCCATCGATTTACCATTttctatccgtattaaatatgggtcgtgtcgaataatttatccgtttttgcaTTACCCGTTTTAAACCCGCTCATATCCGACTAGATCCGCCCATTTTCTACCCCTACTTATGACCAAAAGTAGCTGGGCCAAACAGCTATTAATTTGATTTTTGCTGGCAGAAAGAATGAGTTTGCTGGTGAGCTTTCCGGCAGAGACTCCAGGTTAATTTGGTCATCTCGCTGTTGGCCGATAAGAAAATTTCGATGAGTGTCCTGAGTATTCCCAAACACAGTAAAAATCAGCCACCCAAATCCAAAACTGGGAACAGCTAGTAAGTCTAGATAGAAAAAGTACCATGTCTACACAGAGGACAAGAGAAAGGAAAACACATAAGAAACCAAAAGTTGAAACAACTAACATGCTCTCTGTCCATAGAgagaacagaaaaaaaaaaaccaaatagACACGATAATGTGATACAAGTACATGATATACTATGTATAATATTAGTATTAGAAATATCCATGTCGCGGGAAAGGGTAGAAATTTATAATACAACTATTACTAACACTAGTAAGTTGAAAAAATGTCAATTGATATTCTTTCGCAGAAAATTACATTGTTTAGAtagataaaattattttatatatatatatatatatatatatatatatatatatatatataaattatatattaaatcCCTTATATTTATTCGTTTATTTACTATTTAAAATTTTGACACCAATTTATAACAATCCTTGCTTCGCTACTAACACTAATATTGACTAAATACATATACTACGTAGTAATATTAGTGAGTTTCATTCTTGTAGAAAATAtgaatattaatattttatatttgaaatttgACATGTTTTGGCTAGGATTAAATCTGGTGGGTCAAATATTTTCTCTGCTTATATCTGATCCATTTTCAATCGTTAATATTCAAGCTGGCCGGTCTATTATATTAAATTTTACTTCATCCGACTCAGAGgaggattcaggatttaaatcctatgagttcaattttaagatttttaacattgaacccattatatttttaaagttatgggttcatatctactatttttgtaattttaatgaatttttgcATACAAATTTTTACTCCACGTCGAAAGtcatgggttcagttgaacccgtagctTATACGCTACATCCGCCTCTGCCCTccgtttacttttacttgtccactaagaaaaatattttttacttttaattaTCAGTTTTAGCAAATCAAGaaaagatcatatgagttattaATGGATAATAACTAcctttttaatttaattacttttcataactgtatacgggtaaaatcgaggaGAGAGTTACCCCCGATTTTTCGTTGTAAAACGAGGAACAACATCACTTGTTACTAACTCGAGTGAGACCGAAGATACCCATAGATCGAAAGCAGGAACGGACGAATGATACAATGGGTCTCGAGCTTGGTCAAACCCGGAAAGAATCAAGCTCGAGTGAAATGAAGAATCGGGGGTAATGGAAAGGCGGTTAAAGGAGACAAATAAGGAA
The nucleotide sequence above comes from Nicotiana tabacum cultivar K326 chromosome 12, ASM71507v2, whole genome shotgun sequence. Encoded proteins:
- the LOC142167089 gene encoding uncharacterized protein LOC142167089 → MKIALLGKRKLSFVTELLSGIAYASNAHLVWEDLSERFDKVNRLRIFQLHRAIANLSQGTDSVSVYFTKLKSLWNEYDALVPTPNSEYVEHLQQQRLLQFLSGLNGSYDQARRQILLKSEEPTIN